From Phycodurus eques isolate BA_2022a chromosome 1, UOR_Pequ_1.1, whole genome shotgun sequence, one genomic window encodes:
- the LOC133411989 gene encoding SLIT-ROBO Rho GTPase-activating protein 3-like isoform X2, with protein MASHVKFRKDKVGVLDYDTQIKEVRCQLVEQLKVMDVQLEQKSQHLHDFADYLRRRSEIESEYSRSLEKLAERFTNRIKRKEASGHSVAQMWLALLSHTRRESKDHNQLSDDCSAFLIRPLYRCLEYTQRLAKKSKDICTQLQDGLLKVTAALQTAWRTYSHYHADYLCADSKLKEAEKQEEKQKQHGKKMERLIEKRQGKAQDIYLKCSKARNDYLLNLAAANASMNKYYLRDISTLMDCADVGYHLSLGRAMRAYLSGRRQVQQNLSFGLQLLQDSVSGLDQGRDRDCLLQDHCVAFCLPLGFPYQPHDGDQLSEISAESQMRCELETRFKQIQTRLRAVAEETQEIEYIHCPSSAHVQTNRLNPASPTFQVCALPLMSSSLILANRSMSAALSSFLETLADVDSEPNDSQEDGAETPLTRPNVARRRANQQEMENLYLTRVKEFLVGTSLESKLQAKHDLLKVAVEKGQASNRNLPSRNGKSARVPKTPSSGEGLLHNPKLFNGDMLSFMQASGRQIPVVVESCIRFINLNGLHHEGIFRVSGSQVEVNKLRDAFERGGDPLAEHESDLDSVAGVLKMYFRDLKNPLLPAESLSRLLEYAHDKKDGERADQLKSVIRSFPEPLIVVMRYLFAFLHHVSQYSDENMMQPYNLAVCFGPSLVRGSGDERRDGRDPVALQPQINALVESLIVRHESVFPGQSELRGPVYEKCMTAEQDDREPNAEEGDGEADVCKVAEVEAGHAVNRSNSATGALQKPSEVSKAAKSGPADHRRTASGPAGGGVLSGGAKAALQIPTGPRGRLRRIHSPGFARREQMHVSPEDVVKVDKTIESSSGHFWSARGNRRTRRKATQARAEPETNQRRRQRRRDFRDQTWRQRCETRSATPRLHFLFLHFFFAPPSIC; from the exons ATGGCTTCCCACGTGAAGTTCAGGAAGGACAAGGTCGGCGTGCTGGACTACGACACACAAATTAAGG AGGTTCGCTGTCAGCTGGTGGAGCAACTGAAAGTGATGGACGTGCAGCTGGAGCAGAAGAGCCAACATCTGCACGACTTTGCCGACTACCTGCGACGGCGAAGCGAGATCGAGAGCGAGTACTCGCGATCCCTGGAAAAACTGGCTGAAAGGTTCACAAACAGGATTAAGAG GAAGGAAGCGAGCGGTCACTCTGTGGCCCAGATGTGGTTGGCGCTGCTGTCGCACACGCGCCGGGAGAGTAAAGACCACAACCAGCTGAGCGACGACTGCTCCGCTTTCCTCATCCGGCCGCTCTACCGTTGCCTGGAGTACACCCAAAGACTGGCCAAGAAG AGTAAAGACATCTGCACGCAGCTTCAGGACGGCCTGCTCAAGGTGACCGCGGCGCTTCAGACC GCGTGGCGAACCTATTCCCACTACCACGCCGACTACCTGTGCGCAGATTCCAAGTTAAAGGAGGCCGAGAAACAGGAGGAAAAGCAGAAGCAACACGGCAAGAAAATGGAGAGGCTCATTGAGAAG CGGCAAGGAAAGGCTCAAGATATTTACTTGAAGTGCAGCAAGGCCAGAAATGATTATCTGCTCAACTTGGCTGCCGCCAACGCTTCCATGAACAAGTACTACCTCCGGGACATCTCCACCCTCATGGAT TGTGCGGACGTGGGCTACCACCTGTCTCTGGGCCGAGCGATGCGAGCCTATCTGTCCGGTCGGCGCCAGGTCCAGCAGAACTTGAGCTTTGGCCTGCAGCTTCTCCAGGACTCGGTGTCCGGGCTGGACCAGGGCCGGGACCGAGACTGCCTCCTGCAGGACCACTGCGTCGCCTTTTGTTTGCCCCTTGGCTTCCCCTACCAGCCTCACGATGGAGACCAG CTTTCTGAGATTAGCGCagagagccagatgaggtgtgAGCTGGAGACCAGATTCAAACAGATCCAGACCAGGCTGAGAGCGGTGGCGGAGGAAACGCAGGAG ATAGAATACATCCACTGTCCCTCCTCTGCACACGTCCAAACCAACCGCCTCAACCCGGCCTCTCCAACCTTTCAAGTCTGCGCTCTTCCTCTGATGAGCTCGTCCCTGATCCTG GCGAACAGGAGCATGTCAGCAGCCTTGTCTTCTTTCCTTGAAACATTGGCCGACGTGGACTCTGAGCCGAACGACAGCCAGGAAGACGGCGCTGAGACCCCGCTAACCCGGCCCAACGTGGCCCGCCGCAGAGCTAACCAGCAAGAAATGGAGAACCTCTACCTCact AGAGTCAAAGAGTTCCTGGTCGGCACCTCTTTGGAGTCCAAGCTACAAGCCAAACACGACCTGCTGAAAGTGGCCGTGGAAAAAG GACAAGCATCAAATAGAAATCTGCCAAG TCGCAATGGAAAGTCTGCACGTGTTCCAAAAACTCCCTCCAGCGGAGAGGGTTTATTGCACAACCCCAAACTTTTCAACGGTGACATGCTGTCCTTCATGCAG GCGTCAGGCCGTCAGATTCCAGTTGTGGTGGAAAGTTGCATCCGCTTCATCAATCTCAACG GCCTCCACCACGAAGGCATTTTCAGGGTGTCGGGCTCTCAGGTGGAAGTCAACAAGTTGAGGGATGCATTTGAGCGAG GAGGAGACCCTCTGGCCGAGCACGAATCCGACCTGGATTCTGTCGCAGGCGTGCTCAAGATGTATTTTCGAGATTTGAAGAATCCCCTTCTCCCTGCAGAGAGTCTCAGTCGGCTGCTGGAGTACGCCC ACGACAAAAAGGATGGCGAGAGGGCCGATCAACTGAAAAGTGTCATCCGGTCCTTCCCCGAGCCGCTAATTGTCGTCATGAGATACCTCTTCGCTTTTCTCCATCA CGTGTCCCAGTACAGCGACGAGAACATGATGCAGCCGTACAACCTGGCCGTGTGCTTCGGACCCAGCCTGGTCCGAGGGAGCGGGGACGAGCGGCGGGACGGGCGGGACCCGGTCGCCTTGCAGCCGCAGATCAACGCCCTGGTCGAGAGCTTGATCGTCCGGCACGAGAGCGTCTTCCCCGGTCAGAGCGAGTTGCGAGGTCCCGTGTACGAGAAGTGCATGACGGCAGAACAAGACGACCG TGAGCCGAACGCGGAAGAAGGGGACGGCGAGGCAGACGTCTGCAAAGTTG CAGAAGTGGAAGCGGGACACGCGGTCAATCGCAGTAACTCGGCCACGGGAGCCCTGCAGAAACCGAGCGAGGTTTCTAAAGCCGCCAAGAGCGGACCGGCGGACCACCGCAGGACCGCGTCGGGACCGGCCGGAGGCGGCGTCCTCTCGGGCGGGGCAAAGGCCGCCCTCCAGATTCCCACCGGGCCCCGTGGCCGACTGAGGAGGATCCACTCTCCCGGTTTTGCCCGTAGAGA ACAGATGCACGTCTCCCCTGAGGATGTCGTCAAGGTCGACAAG